From one Miscanthus floridulus cultivar M001 unplaced genomic scaffold, ASM1932011v1 fs_301_2_3, whole genome shotgun sequence genomic stretch:
- the LOC136531191 gene encoding GDP-mannose 3,5-epimerase 2, whose translation MALNKEYTYAELEKEPYWPFEKLRISITGAGGFIASHIARRLKSEGHYIIASDWKKNEHMSEDMFCHEFHLVDLRVMDNCLKVTTGVDHVFNLAADMGGMGFIQSNHSVIMYNNTMISFNMLEAARINGVKRFFYASSACIYPEFKQLETVVSLKESDAWPAEPQDAYGLEKLATEELCKHYTKDFGIECRVGRFHNIYGPFGTWKGGREKAPAAFCRKALTSTGRFEMWGDGLQTRSFTFIDECVEGVLRLTKSDFREPVNIGSDEMVSMNEMAEIVLSFENKQLPIHHIPGPEGVRGRNSDNTLIKEKLGWAPTMRLKDGLRITYFWIKEQLEKEKAEGMDLSVYGSSKVVQTQAPVQLGSLRAADGKE comes from the exons ATGGCACTCAACAAGGAGTACACATACGCGGAGCTGGAGAAGGAGCCGTACTGGCCGTTTGAGAAGCTGAGGATCTCCATCACTGGTGCTGGCGGGTTCATTGCCTCCCACATCGCGCGCCGCCTCAAGAGTGAGGGCCATTACATCATCGCATCTGACTGGAAGAAGAACGAGCACATGTCCGAGGACATGTTCTGCCACGAGTTCCACCTCGTGGACCTGAGGGTGATGGACAACTGCCTCAAGGTCACCACGGGGGTTGACCATGTGTTCAACCTCGCGGCTGATATGGGTGGGATGGGCTTCATCCAGTCCAACCACTCTGTGATCATGTACAACAACACCATGATCAGCTTTAACATGCTTGAGGCTGCTAGAATTAACGGTGTCAAGAG GTTCTTTTATGCATCAAGTGCCTGCATCTACCCTGAATTTAAGCAGTTGGAAACTGTAGTTAGCTTAAAGGAGTCAGATGCTTGGCCTGCTGAG CCTCAAGATGCCTATGGCTTGGAAAAACTTGCTACTGAGGAACTGTGCAAGCACTATACAAAGGATTTTGGCATTGAGTGCCGGGTCGGTCGCTTTCACAACATATATGGTCCCTTTGGAACATGGAAAG GTGGAAGGGAGAAGGCGCCTGCTGCTTTCTGCAGGAAGGCTTTAACCTCCACTGGGCGCTTTGAGATGTGGGGCGATGGCCTGCAAACCAGATCCTTCACATTTATTGATGAATGTGTTGAAGGTGTCCTTAG GTTAACAAAGTCTGATTTCCGTGAGCCTGTAAACATTGGAAGTGACGAAATGGTCAGCATGAACGAGATGGCTGAAATAGTCCTGAGCTTTGAGAACAAGCAGCTGCCCATCCACCACATTCCCGGGCCGGAGGGTGTGCGTGGGCGCAACTCAGACAACACACTCATTAAGGAGAAGCTTGGCTGGGCTCCGACTATGAGGCTGAAG GACGGGCTGAGGATCACTTACTTCTGGATCAAGGAGCAGCTTGAGAAGGAGAAGGCGGAGGGCATGGATCTGTCGGTCTACGGATCATCCAAGGTCGTGCAGACACAGGCCCCAGTTCAGCTCGGCTCCCTCCGCGCCGCAGATGGCAAGGAGTGA
- the LOC136531192 gene encoding probable histone H2A variant 3 — MAGKGGKGLIAAKIAAGMDKDKKAPITRSARAGLQFPVGRIHRQLKERSQANGRVGATAAVYAASILEYLTAEVLELAGNACKDLKMKRISPRHLQLAIRGDEELDTLIKGTIAGGGVIPHIHKSLINKGVKE, encoded by the exons ATGGCCGGGAAGGGAGGGAAGGGGCTCATCGCCGCGAAGATAGCGGCCGGCATGGACAAGGATAAGAAGGCGCCGATCACCCGCTCCGCGCGCGCCGGCCTCCAG TTCCCTGTCGGACGCATCCACCGCCAGCTGAAAGAAAGGTCACAGGCCAATGGGCGGGTGGGAGCAACAGCGGCCGTGTACGCGGCATCCATCCTGGAGTACCTGACAGCAGAGGTCCTGGAGCTGGCTGGGAACGCGTGCAAGGACCTCAAGATGAAGCGCATCAGCCCCCGGCACCTGCAGCTGGCGATCCGCGGGGATGAGGAGCTGGACACCCTGATCAAGGGCAccatcgccggcggcggcgtcatCCCCCACATCCACAAGTCCCTCATCAACAAGGGTGTCAAGGAATGA